A part of Lactobacillus sp. ESL0700 genomic DNA contains:
- a CDS encoding DUF1934 domain-containing protein — translation MAKVKVTFTSIIRQENETESFAKKAEGELKQDGAITRVSYLEDGKIPVKILIKTGDVIIRRQPDQQNYSQLHFRLGEQQACRYVAAGYQMDLTSTTNQIKFFSKNDGSQELRIEYDLFSGLYLVGNYTVTLIFT, via the coding sequence ATGGCTAAAGTAAAAGTAACTTTCACAAGTATAATTAGGCAAGAGAATGAGACGGAATCATTTGCCAAAAAGGCAGAGGGCGAACTTAAGCAGGACGGCGCAATTACCCGTGTTTCTTATCTTGAAGATGGCAAGATTCCGGTTAAAATTTTAATTAAGACAGGCGATGTGATCATCCGCCGGCAACCTGACCAGCAAAATTATTCGCAGCTGCATTTTCGCTTAGGCGAGCAGCAAGCTTGTCGTTATGTTGCGGCTGGTTACCAGATGGACTTAACTAGTACGACCAATCAAATTAAATTTTTCTCTAAAAATGATGGTTCTCAAGAACTTCGAATTGAATATGACCTCTTTAGTGGTCTATACTTAGTAGGTAATTACACTGTCACGTTGATTTTTACTTAA
- a CDS encoding HD domain-containing protein, which produces MAEFNSKKLAKEVVLRDPVHGYIHIEDQVIFDLLKTKEFQRMRRIKQLGPIAYVFPGATHTRFEHNLGVYELTRRICDIFVKKYPTQRPGDGLWDDHNRLLVECAGMLHDIGHGPYSHTFEHLFGTNHEKIGQKIITDPNTEINHALKQVAPNFPELVASVIAKTYPNPQVVKMISSQADADRMDYLERDAYFTGVTYGEFDLSRILQEIRPYQDGICFNSGGMHAVEDYISSRYQMYQQVYFHRVGRSMEVLLQHLLERAKIIYQQQRLQVTPSLARFLAGNWTLDDYLKLDDGVMETNFSMWTKSGDPILADLANRYLYRKPLASVRIDQETKNLLPKLKDLIKQAGFDPTYYTATNSAFDEPYDAYKPSGKNANSQIEIMQNDGQLIELSQLSPLVRALNGTIQGDERFFFPKTMLSISDEPQIFDPLYEQFQRYIKNGELRYLRRPKRTTK; this is translated from the coding sequence ATGGCAGAATTTAATAGTAAAAAATTAGCTAAGGAAGTGGTTCTGCGCGACCCTGTCCACGGCTATATTCACATTGAGGATCAGGTTATCTTTGACCTGCTAAAAACCAAGGAATTTCAGCGGATGCGCAGGATTAAGCAACTAGGGCCAATCGCTTATGTTTTTCCTGGCGCAACTCATACCCGTTTTGAACATAACTTGGGCGTTTATGAATTAACTAGACGAATTTGCGATATTTTTGTTAAAAAGTACCCTACACAGCGCCCAGGAGATGGGCTCTGGGACGATCATAACCGCTTGCTGGTAGAATGTGCCGGCATGCTGCATGACATCGGCCACGGGCCTTATTCACATACTTTTGAGCACTTATTTGGCACAAACCACGAAAAGATTGGTCAAAAAATCATTACCGACCCGAATACCGAAATTAATCATGCCCTAAAGCAGGTTGCTCCCAACTTTCCGGAACTAGTTGCCAGCGTGATTGCGAAGACTTATCCTAACCCACAAGTCGTAAAAATGATTTCCAGCCAAGCAGATGCTGACCGCATGGATTATCTTGAGCGTGACGCTTACTTCACCGGTGTTACTTACGGCGAATTTGACCTCTCGCGAATTTTGCAGGAAATTAGGCCATACCAAGATGGAATTTGCTTTAACTCGGGTGGAATGCATGCCGTTGAAGATTACATTTCCTCGCGCTATCAAATGTACCAGCAAGTTTACTTTCACCGGGTTGGGCGGTCAATGGAAGTTCTGCTGCAACACCTTCTTGAACGCGCTAAGATTATTTACCAGCAGCAACGTTTACAGGTGACGCCGAGTCTGGCACGCTTTTTAGCTGGGAACTGGACACTTGATGATTATCTAAAACTAGATGATGGCGTAATGGAAACCAACTTCTCCATGTGGACTAAGTCGGGCGACCCAATCTTAGCCGATCTTGCCAATCGCTACCTTTACCGCAAGCCTTTGGCAAGTGTCCGGATTGATCAAGAAACCAAAAATTTGCTGCCTAAATTAAAGGACTTAATTAAGCAAGCCGGCTTTGATCCTACTTATTACACGGCAACTAATTCTGCCTTTGACGAACCTTATGACGCTTATAAGCCATCAGGTAAGAATGCCAATAGCCAAATCGAAATTATGCAAAATGATGGGCAACTAATTGAATTGTCACAATTAAGTCCGTTAGTCCGCGCTTTAAACGGAACCATCCAGGGTGATGAGCGGTTCTTCTTCCCGAAAACAATGCTCTCAATCAGTGATGAGCCCCAAATCTTTGATCCTTTATACGAACAATTTCAGCGTTACATCAAAAACGGTGAACTGCGCTACTTAAGACGACCAAAAAGAACTACTAAATAA
- a CDS encoding YbaK/EbsC family protein — translation MSYTEVENYFKEHHMEERIHLFDESTATVEEAANVLGVEPNQIAKTMAFQLKEHPIVIVTEGGARIANAKYKATFGQKAKMVKFDELEDKIGHPAGGVCPFAVKPDVKVYLDESVKKHDIIYPAAGLPNSAIKLTLEELEKYTQPFEWVDVTK, via the coding sequence ATGTCATATACAGAAGTTGAAAATTATTTTAAAGAGCATCACATGGAAGAACGCATTCACCTTTTTGATGAGTCAACAGCAACCGTTGAAGAAGCTGCCAATGTTCTAGGAGTAGAGCCTAATCAAATTGCTAAGACGATGGCGTTTCAATTAAAGGAGCATCCAATTGTCATTGTGACAGAAGGTGGAGCACGCATTGCTAATGCTAAATATAAGGCTACCTTTGGTCAAAAGGCAAAAATGGTTAAGTTTGATGAATTAGAGGACAAGATTGGTCATCCAGCTGGTGGTGTTTGTCCGTTTGCCGTGAAGCCTGATGTTAAGGTTTATCTTGATGAGAGCGTCAAGAAACATGACATTATCTATCCGGCTGCAGGACTACCCAATTCGGCGATTAAGCTGACTTTAGAAGAATTAGAAAAATATACACAGCCATTTGAATGGGTGGATGTGACCAAATAA